The Pseudomonas sp. FP2309 genome has a window encoding:
- the lolA gene encoding outer membrane lipoprotein chaperone LolA: MRFIRMLLLPALALTAVSAHADPASVASLKNLLDKSQTLTARFSQLTLDAGGTQLQETAGEMAVQRPGLFYWHTEGKAEQTIVSDGQKVTLWDPDLEQATIKKLDPRLNQTPALLLSGDVSKINDSFDITSKQTSNVIEFTLKPKSKDTLFDTLSLSFGNGVINNMRLVDSVGQRTDILFSGVKANQPVPASKFKFDIPKGADVIQE; the protein is encoded by the coding sequence ATGCGCTTTATCCGCATGCTGTTGTTGCCGGCACTGGCCCTGACCGCTGTTTCGGCTCACGCTGACCCGGCCTCCGTGGCCAGCCTGAAGAACCTGTTGGACAAGTCCCAGACCCTGACCGCACGTTTCTCCCAGCTGACCCTGGATGCGGGCGGTACCCAGTTGCAGGAAACGGCCGGTGAAATGGCGGTGCAGCGCCCCGGGCTGTTCTACTGGCATACCGAAGGCAAGGCCGAACAGACCATCGTTTCCGATGGCCAGAAAGTCACGCTGTGGGACCCGGACCTTGAGCAGGCGACCATCAAGAAGCTCGACCCGCGCCTGAACCAGACGCCCGCACTGCTATTGTCGGGCGATGTGTCGAAGATCAACGACAGCTTTGACATCACCTCCAAGCAAACCAGCAATGTGATCGAGTTCACCCTCAAGCCCAAGTCCAAGGACACGCTGTTTGACACGCTGTCCCTGTCGTTCGGCAACGGTGTAATCAATAACATGCGCCTGGTCGACAGCGTCGGCCAGCGTACCGATATCCTGTTCAGCGGGGTCAAGGCCAACCAGCCGGTGCCTGCGTCCAAGTTCAAGTTCGACATCCCCAAGGGTGCCGACGTGATCCAGGAATAA
- the ftsK gene encoding DNA translocase FtsK, with the protein MKKSAATPKAAVVPAWRQHLHYRLKEGALIAIGALCLFLIMALLTYGKDDPGWSHNSKIDDVQNFGGPVGSYSADILFMVLGYFAYIFPLLLAIKTWQIFRQRHEPWQWSGWLFSWRLIGLVFLVLSGAALAHIHFHAPTGLPAGAGGALGESLGDLARKTLNIQGSTLMFIALFLFGLTVFTDLSWFKVMDVTGKITLDLLELFQGAANRWWAARVERKRMVAQLREVDTRVNEVVAPSTPDRREQAKVKERLIEREQALSKHMSDREKQVPPVIAPAPPKAPEPSHRVQKEKQAPLFVDSAVEGTLPPISILDPAEKKQLNYSPESLAAVGHLLEIKLKEFGVEVSVDSIHPGPVITRYEIQPAAGVKVSRISNLAKDLARSLAVTSVRVVEVIPGKTTVGIEIPNEDRQIVRFSEVLSTPEYDNFKSPVTLALGHDIGGKPVITDLAKMPHLLVAGTTGSGKSVGVNAMILSILFKSGPDDAKLIMIDPKMLELSIYEGIPHLLCPVVTDMKDAANALRWSVAEMERRYKLMAKMGVRNLSGFNAKVKEAQEAGTPLTDPLYKRESIHDEAPLLSKLPTIVVVVDEFADMMMIVGKKVEELIARIAQKARAAGIHLILATQRPSVDVITGLIKANIPTRMAFQVSSKIDSRTIIDQGGAEQLLGHGDMLYMPPGTSLPIRVHGAFVSDDEVHRVVEAWKLRGAPEYNDDILAGVEEAGSGFDGGSGGGDDDAETDALYDEAVAFVLESRRASISAVQRKLKIGYNRAARMIEAMENAGVVTAMNTNGSREVIAPGQMRD; encoded by the coding sequence TTGAAGAAATCCGCCGCAACACCCAAAGCAGCAGTCGTGCCGGCCTGGCGCCAGCACCTGCATTACCGCCTCAAGGAAGGTGCGCTGATCGCAATCGGCGCGCTCTGCCTGTTCCTGATCATGGCGCTGCTCACCTATGGCAAGGACGATCCAGGCTGGAGTCACAACAGCAAGATCGACGACGTGCAGAACTTCGGGGGGCCTGTGGGCTCCTACAGCGCCGATATTCTGTTCATGGTATTGGGTTACTTCGCGTACATCTTTCCGTTGCTGCTGGCGATCAAGACTTGGCAGATCTTCCGCCAGCGTCACGAGCCATGGCAGTGGAGCGGCTGGCTGTTTTCCTGGCGCCTGATCGGCCTGGTGTTCCTGGTGCTTTCTGGCGCCGCCCTGGCCCATATCCATTTCCATGCACCTACCGGGCTGCCGGCGGGCGCTGGCGGGGCGCTCGGCGAAAGCCTCGGTGACCTGGCGCGCAAGACCCTGAACATCCAGGGCAGCACCTTGATGTTCATCGCGCTGTTCCTGTTCGGGCTCACGGTGTTCACCGACCTGTCGTGGTTCAAGGTGATGGACGTGACGGGCAAGATCACCCTCGACCTGCTTGAGCTGTTCCAGGGCGCCGCCAACCGCTGGTGGGCCGCCCGCGTCGAGCGCAAGCGCATGGTTGCCCAGTTGCGCGAGGTGGACACCCGCGTCAACGAGGTGGTGGCCCCGAGCACACCGGACCGTCGCGAGCAGGCCAAGGTCAAGGAGCGCCTCATTGAGCGCGAGCAGGCCCTGAGCAAACACATGTCGGACCGCGAGAAACAAGTGCCGCCGGTGATCGCACCTGCGCCGCCCAAGGCCCCCGAGCCAAGCCATCGCGTGCAGAAAGAGAAGCAGGCACCGCTGTTTGTCGACAGCGCCGTCGAAGGCACCTTGCCACCAATTTCGATTCTCGACCCCGCCGAAAAGAAACAACTCAACTATTCACCGGAATCCCTGGCGGCCGTCGGCCACCTGCTGGAAATCAAGCTCAAGGAATTCGGTGTCGAAGTCTCGGTGGATTCGATCCACCCAGGCCCGGTGATTACCCGTTACGAAATTCAACCGGCGGCCGGTGTAAAGGTCAGCCGCATCTCCAACCTGGCCAAAGACTTGGCGCGCTCCCTGGCCGTGACCAGCGTGCGTGTGGTTGAAGTGATCCCCGGCAAGACCACAGTGGGTATCGAGATCCCCAACGAAGACCGCCAGATCGTGCGCTTCTCCGAAGTGCTGTCGACGCCTGAATACGACAACTTCAAATCGCCGGTCACCTTGGCCCTGGGCCACGACATCGGCGGCAAGCCGGTGATCACCGACCTGGCGAAAATGCCTCACTTGCTGGTGGCCGGTACCACGGGTTCGGGTAAGTCGGTGGGGGTGAACGCGATGATCCTGTCGATTCTGTTCAAATCCGGCCCGGATGACGCCAAGCTGATCATGATCGACCCGAAGATGTTGGAACTGTCGATCTACGAAGGCATCCCCCATCTGCTGTGCCCGGTGGTCACCGACATGAAGGACGCCGCCAACGCCCTGCGCTGGAGCGTGGCCGAGATGGAGCGCCGCTACAAGCTGATGGCGAAGATGGGGGTGCGCAACCTGTCGGGCTTCAACGCCAAGGTCAAGGAAGCCCAGGAGGCCGGCACGCCGCTGACCGACCCGCTGTACAAGCGTGAAAGCATTCACGACGAAGCGCCGCTGCTGAGCAAATTGCCGACCATCGTGGTGGTGGTCGACGAATTTGCCGACATGATGATGATCGTCGGCAAGAAGGTTGAAGAACTGATTGCGCGTATCGCCCAGAAAGCGCGTGCGGCCGGCATCCACTTGATCCTTGCCACTCAGCGTCCGTCGGTGGATGTGATCACCGGCCTGATCAAGGCCAACATCCCGACGCGTATGGCGTTCCAGGTGTCGAGCAAGATCGACTCGCGGACCATCATCGACCAGGGCGGCGCCGAACAACTGCTGGGCCATGGTGACATGCTCTACATGCCGCCCGGCACCAGCCTGCCAATTCGCGTACATGGCGCGTTCGTCTCCGACGATGAAGTGCACCGTGTGGTTGAAGCCTGGAAGCTGCGTGGGGCACCGGAATACAACGACGATATCCTCGCCGGTGTCGAAGAGGCCGGCAGTGGTTTTGACGGCGGCAGCGGCGGTGGTGACGATGACGCCGAGACCGACGCGCTGTACGACGAAGCCGTGGCCTTTGTACTGGAAAGCCGTCGCGCCTCGATTTCCGCAGTGCAGCGCAAGCTCAAGATTGGCTACAACCGCGCTGCCCGCATGATCGAAGCCATGGAAAACGCCGGCGTCGTGACCGCCATGAACACCAACGGGTCGCGTGAAGTGATTGCCCCCGGGCAGATGCGCGACTGA
- the aat gene encoding leucyl/phenylalanyl-tRNA--protein transferase — translation MLTWLQRDSLTFPPLAKAMREPNGLLAAGGDLSAERLVQAYRHGCFPWFSQGQPILWWSPDPRTVIFPDELHVSRSLGKLLRQQRYRVTFDQDFAAVIQACAAPRAYADGTWITQGIQSAYLELHQRGYAHSVEVWDDDTLVGGLYGLAMGQLFFGESMFSRADNASKFGFATLVGQLKAWGFVLIDCQMPNDHLHSLGARAISRSDFAGFLHNHLDLPSTGPWVS, via the coding sequence ATGCTGACTTGGTTACAACGCGATTCACTGACCTTCCCACCGCTGGCCAAAGCCATGCGCGAACCCAACGGCCTGCTCGCCGCCGGTGGTGACTTGTCGGCCGAACGACTGGTACAAGCCTACCGCCACGGATGCTTTCCGTGGTTTTCCCAGGGTCAGCCAATCCTGTGGTGGTCTCCGGACCCGCGCACGGTGATCTTCCCTGACGAACTTCACGTATCCCGCAGCCTCGGCAAACTGTTGCGCCAGCAGCGCTACCGCGTCACCTTCGATCAGGACTTCGCTGCCGTTATCCAGGCGTGCGCCGCCCCCCGCGCCTACGCAGATGGCACCTGGATCACCCAAGGCATCCAGAGCGCCTATCTGGAGCTGCACCAACGCGGTTACGCACACTCGGTCGAGGTGTGGGACGACGACACGTTGGTGGGCGGTCTCTATGGCCTGGCAATGGGCCAGTTATTCTTTGGCGAGTCCATGTTCAGCCGCGCCGACAACGCCTCCAAATTCGGCTTTGCCACACTAGTGGGTCAATTGAAGGCCTGGGGATTTGTGCTGATTGACTGCCAGATGCCCAACGATCACTTGCACAGCCTGGGCGCTCGCGCCATCTCCCGCAGTGACTTCGCCGGGTTCCTGCACAACCACTTGGACCTACCCAGCACCGGGCCGTGGGTTTCGTAG